One Pseudophryne corroboree isolate aPseCor3 chromosome 3 unlocalized genomic scaffold, aPseCor3.hap2 SUPER_3_unloc_18, whole genome shotgun sequence DNA segment encodes these proteins:
- the LOC134983554 gene encoding oocyte zinc finger protein XlCOF7.1-like — protein sequence MMENHRPLTSQELRKNPSAHNEEEPVSCDGGNLTDPDIYTPTDHTQDTATPSMEEPVSCDGGTLIDTDIYTPTDHTQDTSTHIKEEPVSCVGGTLIDSDIYTPTDHTQYTATHIKEEPVSCDGGTLIDTNIYTPTYHTQYTSTHIKEEPVSCVGGTLIDSDIYTPTDHTQYTATHIKEEPVLCVGGTLMDSDIYTPTGHTQDTSHIKEEPDSCDGGTLTDTNIYTPTDHTQYTATRIKEEPDSCDGGTITDTNIYTPTDHIQYTSTHIKEEPVSCDGGSLTDTNIYTPTDHTQYISTHIKEEPFSCDGGTLTDTNIYTPTDHTQYTSTHIKEEPVSCDGGTLTDNDIYTPTDHTQYTATHIKEEPVSSDGGTLTDTNIYTPTDHTQYTSTHIKEEPVSCDGGTLTDSDIYTPTDHTQYTATHIKEEPVSCDGGTLTDSDIYTPTDHTQYTSTHIMEEPVSCDEGTLIDSDIYTPTDHTQCTATHIMEEPVSCDGGTLKDTNIYTPTDHTQYSATHINEEPVSSDGGDLTDTNIYTPTDHTQYTSTHIKEEPVSCDGGTLTDRDIYTPTDHTQDTATHIKEEPGSCDGGTHTDNASVDHTQHKSTRIEEEPGSSSSAANIYTYVRLKRSHTGENPYSCPECGKCFASKSYLRVHQRLHTGEKPYSCPECGKCFTRQSHMEEHLRSHTGEKPYSCPECGKCFTRQSHMEEHLRSHTGEKPLSCSECGKCYRTRSGLVKHKRVHTGENPYSCSECGKCYRTRSGLVVHKRVHTGEKPYSCSECGKCYTSRSSLAVHKRVHTVEKPYSCSECGKFFTTALNLKDHKRVHTGEKPYSCSECGKGYRSRSSFAIHKRSHTGENPYSCSECGKCFGSKSYLRLHQRLHAVESHSCPECGKCFVSKSYMIVHQRLHTGEKPYSCPECGKCFASKSYLRVHQRLHTVESHSCPECGKCFTRQSQLEDHLRCHTGEKPLSCSECGKCFRTRSSLVVHMRVHTGEKPYSCSECGKCFVSKFCLRVHQRLHTGEKPYSCSECGKCFTVKAHLKDHLRIHTGEKPYSCSECGKCFTIKAYLKGHLRSHTGEKPYSCSECGKCFTKQKHLKGHLRSHTG from the coding sequence AACTACGAAAAAATCCATCTGCTCATAATGAGGAagaaccagtctcatgtgatggcGGAAACCTTACGGACCCTGACATTtatacacccacagatcatacacagGATACAGCTACTCCTAGTAtggaggaaccagtctcatgtgatggaggaacccTCATAGACACTGACATTtatacacccacagatcatacacaggatacatctactcatattaaggaggaaccagtctcatgtgtTGGAGGAACCCTCATAGACAGTGACATTtatacacccacagatcatacacagtatacagctactcatattaaggaggaaccagtctcatgtgatggaggaacccTCATAGACACCAACATTTATACACCCAcatatcatacacagtatacatctactcatattaaggaggaaccagtctcatgtgtTGGAGGAACCCTCATAGACAGTGACATTtatacacccacagatcatacacagtatacagctactcatattaaggaggaaccagtctTATGTGTTGGAGGAACCCTCATGGACAGTGACATTTATACACCCACAGGTCATACACAGGATACatctcatattaaggaggaaccagactcatgtgatggaggaacccTCACAGACACCAACATTTATACACCTacagatcatacacagtatacagctaCTCGTATTAAGGAGGAACCAGACTCATGTGATGGAGGAACCATCACAGACACCAACATTTATACACCCACagatcatatacagtatacatctactcatattaaggaggaaccagtctcatgtgatggaggaagCCTCACAGATACCAACATTtatacacccacagatcatacacagtatatatctactcatattaaggaggaaccattctcatgtgatggaggaacccTCACAGACACCAACATTTATACACCCACAGaccatacacagtatacatctactcatattaaggaggaaccagtctcatgtgatggaggaacccTCACAGACAATGACATTtatacacccacagatcatacacagtatacagctactcatattaaggaggaaccagtctcCTCTGATGGAGGAACCCTCACAGACACCAACATTTATACACCCACAGaccatacacagtatacatctactcatattaaggaggaaccagtctcatgtgatggaggaaccctcacagacagtgacatttatacacccacagatcatacacagtatacagctactcatattaaggaggaaccagtctcatgtgatggaggaaccctcacagacagtgacatttatacacccacagatcatacacagtatacatctactcatattatggaggaaccagtctcatgtgatgaAGGAACCCTCATAGACAGTGACATTtatacacccacagatcatacacagtGTACAGCTACTCATATTAtggaggaaccagtctcatgtgatggaggaaccctcaaagacaccaacatctatacacctACAGATCATACACAGTATTCAGCTACTCATATTAATGAGGAACCAGTCTCCTCtgatggaggagacctcacagacaccaacatttatacacccacagatcatacacagtatacatctactcatattaaggaggaaccagtctcatgtgatggaggaacccTCACAGACCGTGACATTtatacacccacagatcatacacaggatacagctactcatattaaggaggaaccaggctcatgtgatggaggaacccACACTGACAATGCATCTGTAGATCATACACAACATAAATCTACTCGTATTGAGGAGGAACCAGGATCTTCATCTAGTGCTGCAAATATTTATACTTATGTTAGacttaagagaagtcacacaggagagaatccATATTCCTGTccagaatgtgggaaatgttttgccagtAAGTCATATCTGAGAGTACATCAGAGACTCCATACAggagagaagccatattcctgtccagaatgtgggaaatgtttcactagACAATCACACATGGAAGAACACCtaagaagtcacacaggagagaagccatattcctgcccagaatgtgggaaatgtttcactagACAATCACACATGGAAGAACACCtaagaagtcacacaggagagaagccgttatcctgctctgagtgtgggaaatgttacaGAACTAGATCAGGTCTTGTTAAACATAAGAGGGTCCACACAGGGGAGAACCCgtattcctgctctgagtgtgggaaatgttacaGAACTAGATCAGGTCTTGTTGTACATAAGAGAGtccacacaggggagaaaccatattcctgctcggagtgtgggaaatgttacaCAAGTAGATCAAGTCTTGCTGTACATAAGAGAGTCCACACAGTGGAGAAACCGTATTCCTGCTCCGAGTGTGGCAAATTCTTTACTACTGCATTAAATCTGAAAGATCACAAAAGAGtccacacaggggagaaaccataTTCCTGCTCTGAATGTGGAAAAGGTTACAGATCTAGATCAAGTTTTGCtatacataagagaagtcacacaggagagaatccatattcctgctctgagtgtgggaaatgttttggcaGCAAGTCATATCTGAGACTACATCAGAGACTCCATGCAGTAGAGTCTCATTCCTGcccagaatgtgggaaatgttttgtcagTAAGTCATATATGATAGTACATCAGAGACTCCATACAggagagaagccatattcctgtccagaatgtgggaaatgttttgccagtAAGTCATATCTGAGAGTGCATCAGAGACTCCATACAGTAGAGTCTCATTCCTGcccagaatgtgggaaatgtttcactagACAATCACAACTGGAAGATCACCTAAgatgtcacacaggagagaagccgttatcctgctctgagtgtgggaaatgtttcagaaCTAGATCAAGTCTTGTTGTACATATGAGAgtccacacaggagagaaaccatattcctgctctgagtgtgggaaatgttttgtcagTAAGTTTTGTCTGAGAGTGCATCAGAGACTCCATACAggagagaagccatattcctgctctgagtgtggcaAGTGTTTCACCGTAAAAGCACACCTGAAAGATCACCTAAGaattcacacaggggagaaaccgtATTCctgctccgagtgtgggaaatgtttcaccatAAAAGCATACCTGAAAGGTCACCtaagaagtcacacaggggagaaaccgtattcctgctctgagtgtgggaaatgtttcaccaaACAAAAACACCTGAAAGGTCACCTAAGAAGTCACACAGGGTAG